In Rhodamnia argentea isolate NSW1041297 chromosome 4, ASM2092103v1, whole genome shotgun sequence, the following proteins share a genomic window:
- the LOC115743514 gene encoding uncharacterized protein LOC115743514 isoform X2: protein MLFNHKLRSSSPCLLFCCFHDAAASGCDDDGNRRRATRSPRSWLLSTAQELPLPEIRYKCRSLIARIGRCRRQGHVAAPEFGYDPMSYALNFEDDRSRESDEEFPERNFSARLPVSPDRLLPAKMPREVVACS, encoded by the exons ATGTTGTTCAATCACAAGCTCAGATCATCCTCCCCTTGCCTCCTCTTCTGCTGCTTCCACGAC GCCGCCGCCTCAGGCTGCGACGACGACGGCAACCGCCGCAGGGCTACTCGGTCGCCCCGCTCGTGGCTGCTCTCGACGGCCCAGGAGCTCCCGCTGCCGGAGATCCGGTACAAGTGCCGGAGCCTCATCGCCCGGATCGGGCGGTGCCGGAGGCAGGGCCACGTCGCGGCCCCAGAGTTCGGGTACGATCCGATGAGCTACGCGCTCAACTTCGAGGACGACCGGAGCCGGGAGTCGGACGAGGAGTTCCCGGAGAGGAACTTCTCGGCGAGGCTGCCGGTGTCGCCGGATCGGTTGCTGCCGGCGAAGATGCCGAGGGAGGTCGTAGCGTGCAGCTGA
- the LOC115743514 gene encoding uncharacterized protein LOC115743514 isoform X1 — protein MLFNHKLRSSSPCLLFCCFHDGDAAVYQEAAASGCDDDGNRRRATRSPRSWLLSTAQELPLPEIRYKCRSLIARIGRCRRQGHVAAPEFGYDPMSYALNFEDDRSRESDEEFPERNFSARLPVSPDRLLPAKMPREVVACS, from the coding sequence ATGTTGTTCAATCACAAGCTCAGATCATCCTCCCCTTGCCTCCTCTTCTGCTGCTTCCACGACGGCGACGCCGCCGTCTACCAGGAGGCCGCCGCCTCAGGCTGCGACGACGACGGCAACCGCCGCAGGGCTACTCGGTCGCCCCGCTCGTGGCTGCTCTCGACGGCCCAGGAGCTCCCGCTGCCGGAGATCCGGTACAAGTGCCGGAGCCTCATCGCCCGGATCGGGCGGTGCCGGAGGCAGGGCCACGTCGCGGCCCCAGAGTTCGGGTACGATCCGATGAGCTACGCGCTCAACTTCGAGGACGACCGGAGCCGGGAGTCGGACGAGGAGTTCCCGGAGAGGAACTTCTCGGCGAGGCTGCCGGTGTCGCCGGATCGGTTGCTGCCGGCGAAGATGCCGAGGGAGGTCGTAGCGTGCAGCTGA